GGCGTACCACAGCTGCTTGTAGGGCTCGAAGCTGGCGATGATGCTCTGGAGGAACTGCACGGAGAGAGGCTCCAGCTCGAACAGCATCTGGCGGTACTGCAGCGTCTGGCCGACCTTCTCGAGTTCCTTGATCAGCGCCCAGGTCTTCTTGATGTCCACCGATGTTTCCTGGGCGCGATTTGTATTGAAGACCAAGGAGAAGGCCTGGACTTCATCGTTGAGGGACTCCAGGCGCTCCTCAAACGCCTGGCACTCGCTGGCATGCTGCCGCAGGAACTCCTCAATATCGATCTTCTGCTCCTCTTTCAGGGTGGAGAGACGCACCATGATCTGGTGCGGCCAGGCGAACACGTTCCATTTCATGGCGAACTGGTGATCGCTCAAATTATAAAAGAAACTGTCCAGCAGATCGTACTCCAGCCACATGATCTGTATGTCTGCCCGCAGCTGGTCGACCACATCCGGCACAGTGGCTGCAAAGTCCCGAATGCTGTACAGATGCTCGATGCTGATCGGCCGCTCGGCAATCTTGTTGAACACCTCCAAACAGCGTTCCAGCAGCAGTTCATTCGTCTCGAACATGCGATCCACGTAGTACTCGAAAATGCGACGCACGACCTCGATGCGCTTTTTGATGAGGAACTGCTTCAGCGTGTCCACGTTGATGTAGAAAGGTCCAATGGTAATGAAGGCCGGCAGAATCTCACGCAGCTCCTCCTTCAAACGCTTGTGCTCGAGTATGTCCCGCTTGACCTCCGAGGAGGGCTTCTTGGCCGCCGCATAGCTCGCCATGTAGTGGTTGAGGTTTAGCAGATAGAAGTCTATGAATTTCTCGTACATCCGCGCGTACGCCTTGAGGGGCAGCACGGCCTTGGCATAGCAGTGCCGCATTAGCTCGTTCTCAATCAGGAACTTGTCCTCAATCAGCTCCACAGTCAGGATGTACAAATTGGGGGCGAATTTAAGGAAGGTCATCACTGTAGCGTCGATCATCTTCACGCCAGAGGTTTTCTCCAGGCCCCTCTTGTAGATGTCCATCAGAGCGGGCTGGAATTCATCAGGATCGGTGGAGTAGAACACCTTACGATCCTCATTGATGCCCAGGGTCATGGCGAAAACGGGCTTGGGAAAGGGGAACTCCGTGTCAATGTAGTTGCTGGTCCACTTGAAGTTCGACTTCAGCTGCAGGAACTGCAGGCAGGGATCGCACACAAAGTGCGAGAAGTTCATGAGCGACGTTTCCAGCAGCACTTCCATGGAGTCTTGCATGCGAAATTTCACCTGCAATATGAATCTGGAGATCTTGCACATCAGATACACGGTCCAGTCGTGCAGGGCAATGTCCAGATAGCCCTTGCCCAGCGCCCGTAGCACCACGGTGATGACGGAGGTGAGCTGCTGGGGCCAGTAGACCTTGAGATACGTGGCCACATTGTCGCTGTGCGCCTCCTGCGACTCCAGAAAGTCCGCCAGCGCCAGGGGCTTGCTGAAGTTGCAGATGAAGATGGACATTTTTTCGATATGCTGGCACTCGACGGCCACACCGGCCATGGCCTCGAAGCCGCCGATACAATAAAAGAGACTTGCCTCCAGGTAGGCATAGCGCTTTTTCGACATGGTTATGCCCAGGGCCTGCACCTCGGCTCTCTCCCGGTCGGAGGTGTCGTTGTGAAAGTCCCGGGGCAGAAAATCCTTGAGATTGATGTTGCGGAACTGCGGAAACTCCTTGGGCATCGTAATGATGAACTGCTCCAGCTCGTAGAGAGCCATCAGGCGCTCAAAGACCAAATTGACCTCCGATCGTAGTCGTCGCTTACACTGCTCGGAGACCGTGGCCGCCTGAAGCACTGCCTCGATGGGCTTGAAGCTGTAGAAGGCCGTCGACTCGATGTCCTCGTGGAGCACGCAGTCGACAATAAGCTCCATCAGCATCAGCTGCTCGCCCTTGTAGCGCTCGTGAACGGCGGCCTTTAGGCGACTTATGTACTTGTGCGGATTCTCGGCCAGGAACATGAACTGCAGCTTGGGCACCTCATAGGTGCAGCAATCCTCCAGGGAGAGCAGTGTCCACATATCCGTATCTTCGTTGTACGCCGAGACGGAAGCCAGAACCCACTGGCAGTTGAGCAAGCTGCGGTTGAATGGTAGATACGCCTTTGCCGGCAGCGGATAGTGTGCTTCTCCAACCACGCCCAGATCGAACCAGGCTGCCGGCGAATTGGTGTCATAGTTACTATCGTCAAAGTAGCTGAGGGGGAACTTGTGCGGAAAGGCAAACTCCGACATCACGTTGTACTGCTCCTCGGTAGGCTGCAGTACTTCGTCGGTGAGGCCCGCCAGCAAGAGCTCCTCGTTTAGATTGATCTTCTGATACTGCCGCCGACGACGATCCACCTCTACGTCCTTGGGCAGCTGTCGCTTGGGCACATACCGCGTCTGAATCACCTTCGGCAGAATGGTTGGCAAGGGAAAGCGGTGCGATTTTCCCATTTTGTCGACTAATGTGAGCCAGCGCTGTGCCTCCTCGATGGGATAGAAGACGGAGGTCAACTGGTCGCGTGGTATGTACAGCTCCTGGTAGTTCATCACCGCAGTGCCTGGTCGGGGCGGCATAATGCAGATCTGCTTGCCAACAGTTATTTCCCTATAGTTATCAGAGGCTCTTACGCTTATTGCCCCACTCTCGGAAGAGTCTGAATCAAAAGTACCATCCATATTTGTTCTGTTTTTCGCTGTCGAACTCTTATTTCTAAATATACATAAGTTTTAGTTATTCATAGTTTTCGAATGGCATATTCCAAAAAACAGTTATGATTGTTACAAATTGTAAATAATGCCTCTAATATTGTCTACTCTTACAGCATAGACCGGCCAACCGATCGCCCTTCATCATTGTCAACATTTCACTGGCCACATTCAACACGACCAATCTACAACTGCATCATAGTGTACAGTAAGTAAGCCATCGATATACCGAGAAACACCGCTGAAAAGTATTTAATTCCAACACCATTTTCAGGATCTTGTGGCTAGTCCCTTGAAACCCATCAAGGATTTCTTGCGTATCATCTGGCTAGAGCTGGAATCGTTGCTTCCTGGCTCCTATCCTGTCCTCGGGACCTGTTGCCCTGTCTCGTCGGTGCAGTGCGCGAGGGTGTACAGCTCCATAGAAGCCGTGGCGAGGTCTTTATCCCTAACTTCTATCCCTGGAACTATGGGCAATACCTAGGATTCAGACCTAGAAGACATTGATAAACGAATAGGAGGTTACTTTGGTGAGTTTCCTTTTGAATATCGTTTTTTCAAATACTAATCTTTGATTGTTCCTAACAGCTCAATATGCCGATCCGGACGCCAACTACTCGAAGGCGCAGAGAGCAGTCGGACTGCACCTGTCTGGACTCCAATTTGAAGACGAACAGATCGGCTGGCGCTGATTCTACTTCGTACAAGACAAGTTTGGAAGGACTACCCCAACAACCCAAACACGCTCGCTGTGCGCACGCTTCATTATCTATCCCTTAGAAGCCCTGCAGATTTTAAACTTATTTATCTTGTTTATTATTGTTATATTGTTATAATAGATAGTTGTAAGATTTTGATACTATCAATTTCcaagatgtttatttattattatatgcAGTATGTACATTCATATAAGCTCATTGTTATAGATTATCCTATTCTTATATGCGTAATTATATTACATATTTatagaaaaaacaaaaagaccaaatacatatgtacatgtttACATACATTtaaacgaaaataaaaaatatttaactaaaaatatcaaaattgagaaGTATTTTTTGAAGGATAGTTAGGGGAAAACATAATTATATGACTGGGGAAAAAGTCCTTGATAAAGACTGCatcaggttttttttttcgagcCATGCAACACACCGATCGGAGTACAAAAAAAATATCCCTGATCCTTGAAAATACACTTGACCCTTGACATTTACTTTATTAAGGATGTTCGCAAATAGCgaagaaaattaaattttttgctGGTCAAGGATCCTTgttccttgataaggactcaACCGAATCAAGGATTTTCACCCGATCACAAAAAGCCTTAGCACGCCCAGATCGGGGCACAAATCGGacaaaattaaataataaaatcCTTCGTCCTTTATAAGGACTTCATTAAGTCAGGGGCATTTTTCCGATCACAGGATGCAGTGGCACGTCCCGATCGGGCCTCAATTAACTGAGAAAACAAGATTTATGTATATGTCTGGAGAAAAAATCATTgatccttgatccttggtccttgataaggacttcataaaatcagggacattttgccaatcacaggaagccgtcgcacgCTCAGATCGACCCATAAATGGCGGAGAAAACTAATATTTTTGATCCTTGATGTCCTTGGTCCTTGAAAAGGACTTCATAAATCAGGGACATTTTAGAGGATCCcaggaagccgtcgcacgTCCCGATCGGACCGCAAATAAGGGGGAAAACAAGATATGTATATCTATTGAAAACGCCATTAAACCttggtccttgataaggactccataaaatcagggacatttttccGAACATAGGAAGCCGTCGCATGTCCTGATCGGGCGACAAATAACGGAGAACATAAAACTGGCTTGTAACTGGCTTTAAAAATATAGTTCAAGAAATCACAGATGGGGGCGCCACCgtacataaaaaaaaaatcgcgTGAAATGGCCAAAATCTGgatgggataccaggcgaacagaaatcagcagaaggtAACTGAATTTTTTAAATGCTTGGTCccccaaaagtatgcaacattttttttgcatttgctaCAGTTGCTTGCTGatgatttctgttcgcctggtatcccatcCAGATTTTGGACATTTCACgcgagtttttttttgtacggTGGCGCCCCCATCGGTGATTTCTTGAACTATATTTTTAAAGCCAGTTACAAGCCAGTTTTATGTTCTCCGTTATTTGTCGCCCGATCAGGACatgcgacggcttcctgtgTTCAGATAAATTTCCCTGATTTTatggagtccttatcaaggaccaCGGATTAATGGAGTTTTTAATAGACATACATATCTTGTTTTCTCCCTTATTTGTGGCACGATCGGGACGTGCGACAATTTCCTTTGGTCAGAAAAATGTGCCTCATTTAATGGAGTCCTTACcaaggaccaaggatcaaGGGTATTTCTTCAGACATACATATCTTGTTTTCTCCCTTTTTTGTGGCCCGATCGGGACGTGCCATGATCCGCCGTGATCAaaaaaatatccttgatccttaGGAAAGGACTCTAACAACCCCCTCCATccatatttagttttctcggCTATTTGTGGGCCGATCTAGGCGTGCGATGGCTTTCTGTGATCGAaaaaatgtccctgatttTATGGAGCCCTAATCAAGGACAAAGGATTAAGGACTTTTTTCTCCAGACATATATATCTTGTTTTCTCCGTTATTTCAGGCCCGATCGGGACATGCCACGGCCCGCCGTGATCAAAAAAAAATCTCCTTGATCCTTCGGTAAGGACTCCAACAACCCCaaccatacatacatatttagttttctccGATACTTGTCAAGCGATCCAGCATGCGATGACTTCCTGTCATCGAACAAATTTCCCTGATTtgatggagtccttatcaaggatcaaggacattttctccaatcaaaaatatttagttttctccGCTATTTTTGAACCGGTCTGGGCGTACCACGCCGTTTTGTAATCGGGATTATTTCCCCGATAAAGGATATAGCAAGGATGATTTGTCAATAATTTTATTATTCTTAACTTAGCttagtataaataaataagcacTTGCTTAGTGGCAAACATTTGTATCTACTATCTAAATATATGGACGCGTATATCCTCAAAAATCTAACAACAACGAGATCTTTCCAGAATCTTGAAGTCTGCGTAGCCCCTCCCTTGGTTGCCTTAGTCAAAGTCCTAGTTGTCGATGACAAGGTCGAAGGATGACGAAGGCTCGGATCTTGCAAGGGGTGCGATTCCGTCCTGCTGGGATACGATTCTGTCTGGCTGGGATACTTTAATAGGACTCCTACGGAGGGGGGAAATCGGATACGACTCGGTTTGTGGCAAAGCGTAGGGTACATAAGTCCTCTGTGAAGGAAGACATGTTTTAAAATATATCCAAAATTATATATTGATTAACTTACGCGTCTCAAAGCTGAAGCGCAGCGTTTTATTCGGCGGCGAATGAATGGTGGCCAATATTTACCGAGGGCGTGAACCAACAATTCCGCCGTGGATCGCTGGTCCCTGGTAATAGCTTTAGAACTCTAACTGGCGAGGTAAGAGGAGGGGATCGCCAGAGAGGGTCTGAGCCAATAACCTGAGGGAATAACAAAATATGAGAACAACGAAAAAAATAGTCAATGGAAAAGATGAATAGGGGAAACAAGGAAAACTTACCTAGTCAATGATAGGAATCCAGGATGAGGTAAGCCGGGGTGCAGGTGGGAAGGCGATGTCAGTAATAAAAGGATATCAAGGATATTTTCATCCGGTCTTCTCCATTTCTCCATCCGGGAGAAATCTTCTCGGGAAGATCCTTGGAAAAGATTCAATAAGATAATTCGACACGCCTAATGGCGAGTTCTCCGCCACCCGACAGGAAAAATATCCTTGGTCCTAAATTTCCTCCTGATATCCTTGATCCATGGATAGGACTCCAAGGCGTGCGATGAACATCCGTCAGAACATCCTTCTTTTCTCCGTTATTTGTGGGCCGATCTGGATTTCTGGAAAAAATCTTCTTGCCATGCCCAGATATGCCCATGAATAgttaatatatgtatatattttatatttgtaTAGCGCCACAATTAGCCAGCGGCCACTTATGGAACGTTTATAAAATTCTACCCTACCCAGTACTGCTTGTTTGGTATTTTCAGCGCCTTAGTGTGCAGTCCTATAAAACCAAGACCCGGCAACCCAACCCTCTCTACATCACACACcatgccgctttcttagcttGTATCGGGCACGCGATGTCTGTATTATTTTTGAACACTGGCGGCAATAACAATGCGATGGATGATTGTAAGTGGAATTTTAAATGTTGATGATTGTTTTTATAACTTtaaaaccaacaaaaaccTTTACAGCGGCTTCCAATCTAAGCACCAGCATGTGCGACGTGGAGGAGCAGGACTTATCTGCAGCGCTGTTGAATAACAACGTGAGTTTCAGCAGCACAATGGTGACATCAAGCGAGGATTTGTCGTTCAGTTTAACCGAGGCGGAGATTTGCAAACTGAAGAAAAAATTTGATGCTAGCACCAAGCCCAATGAGGACATGGATGTGTCCATTAACGTGGAGGAGATCAGCGTACAGGAGGAAAGCAGCATGCATAAGGAGATCAGCGTGCAAGAGGAAAGCAGCATTCAAGAGACGAGCAGCGTGCAGGAGGAAACCACGCTGGAAGAAGACACAAGTATGCAGGAGACCACACTAAATGAAGAATCCACTTTAGAGGAGAGTGAATCCGTCATAAACCTCGAAGACACCATAGACGATCCTGAAATTCAGCCGATTGTGCCGGAAAGCAATCAATTGATTGTGTTGGACGTTAACAAGCCGGTTGTAGCCAACGAAAACGAGCCGTTTGTGACAGAGAAAGCCACAGAGATTGTGGCAGTGGAAGCTGAAGAGGTTGCTTCACTGGAGTATTTCAAGAATAAACTTATAGAGGTAGGGCGGCGTTGCTGGAAATCTTCAGCCGAGGCTCAGCATTACACTAAAGGCTGCTATTGGTCGCCCGATGGCACCTGCCTGCTAGTTCCTATCCATTTGGATGGAATGCACGTCATGGAACTGCCCCCGGACCTGTACACCGCCACAACAGTGGCGCAGGAGCGCGGCCTCACTAATCTTGTGCCTGCAGTGCACGTGCCCGAAGGTGGCACTGTCTATGACTGCGTGTGGTATCCGCATATGAATAGCCAGGAACCAGATAGCTGTTTGTGAGTACATCGATTCCTTCTACAAGGCAATATAATGCATAGTTACCTCCTTTAGCTGGCTCGCCACACGGCAACACGAACCCATTCACATGTGGGATGCCTTCGATGGGAAGCTGCGGTGCAGTTACAGTGGCTATGATGCCGTGGACGAAGTAATGGCCGCCATATCCTTGGCTTTCTCCCACGATGGCCAGCAGATCTATGCGGGCTATAAGCGATGCATTAAAATCTTCGACACAAGCCGTCCTGGCCGCCTCTGTGACGATTATCCAGTAAAGTTTGCTATCTCATGCATTGCGCAGACCACAGAGCACCACAATACCTTGACTTGCGGCAACTGGCATGGCTATATCCAACACTTTGACCTCCGTTGCAGCCCCAAGCAGGGACCGCTCTTCACGCTGGGTGGCCACAAGGGAGGGATTACCCAACTAAAGTACGCCGAAGGTTCTGCGGGATGGCAGCTGTTCAGTGGCGCTCGAAAATGCCAAAAGCTGCTGCAGTGGGACATGAGGAACTACAAGAAGCCCTTGGAAGAGTACCAGCGCAATGTGGAGACCAATCAGCGCATACAATTCGATCTGACGCCAGACCTGGGATGGCTGGCCAGCGGCGATACGCAGGGTGCTCTGAACGTCTGGGATATGAACGGCGATGGAGAAGTATCTGCTCTTCCACTCCACAACGACTGCTGCAATGGAGCTAGTTTCCACCCGTCGCTTCCAATCTTGGCCTCTAGCTCGGGGCAATATCATTTCATTGGCAGTGATGATCGTGTCAATGACAGCGTTCTGGATTGCACAGGAGCAGTGGAGCAAGAGCAGCCGAAGGAAAAGCCACAAGAAGTGATCTATGAGAATGCCGTGGTGATGTGGTGGTGCGGCCCAAGTCTGTGATTGGTCAGTGCCCCAGAATGTTTTTAATAAATTGAGCTAATATTTAAAAAAGCCGTCTTTATTCTTGAATCCACTTGGAAATACTAAATGCGTGAGTGCATACCTCTGTGTGTCCACCTGTGAAGTAAATCCATCGATTAGGGTCTCTCAAACTCAACAGGAACTCAACTCACCCTAGAACCGCTTGAGGAACTCCTCAGCGCATGTTCGAGCCCTGGCGTTCACTGCCAGTTTCATTTCGCTGATTTCCTTGTCGATCTCCTCCATGAAACTAATCACAAAGTCCACCAGTTTGTGCTTGTACATCTGCTCCGTGTGACAGTTAGTGATGAGGAAGCTAATGTCGTAGCCCTCGATGGGCTTCCGGCGCAATATGGCGAAGGATTCGGCGCGGCGCATCATGAACCTCGTGAACTTGTGGCACAGTATCTTCTCGATTTCGTCCGCCTGCTTCACGGCAATGCTCACCCGCACCGAGTTGATCGACGGCTCAATCAGAACCTTCTCCCGCTCGTTGCGGGACACCACAATGGGCGTGAGCACCAGCTCTTTGCTGGAGCATATCTCCACCTCCGGCTTGTTGTGACGCTCCACCACTTGGGAGGGGAAATCTTGCAGGCACATGGCGGCAGTGAGCGAGTGCCGCACGGCGGTAAGATAGGGTTTCAATGTGGCGGCCATTGTGTATGCTTATTGTTGCTAAATCGTTTAATTCACTTTTTTTCTGCGATTTGTTGTGAATCATaaccagtgtgaccgcggacttacTGATAAAATATGGTCCGACCCTcataaatataccgaaacataccgtctcatttaaaaaatatgccgtaaatatactgacgaatttaAGTTCTGTTTTACATATTCCTGGTTTTTTATCTTCCgcggaatattactagctatatagaacatttagccatgcccacataatttaaaccgattaatgaatcaattttttacttgactggcttgttttaaatacttgcttttattgcattttgcgtaaaaaaggttttagcgaaaaaggtcaaaaaaatgaaaagtaataaaacgtaagagaaaaatcgttccaattgctcaatttctttattccgttgaataatgctgcCTAATTAAAACCCTCagttctgcccacataattttatccgattaatgaatcaattttctacctgattgactacttttaagtactctcTTTTATTGTATAGTGTagaaaacaaggtttaaaaaaaggtcaacaaaaaaaacagtggCAACGTAAGTGAGTATGGAATGCAACCGGAGTTTGGGCACaggtataccctatttcgttgaTATATATAAAGAAACTGTTTTTCCAAGCTGttttaaaatgtaattaatatAGAAATGATCTCAGATTGTTATGTTTTAGACATATTAATGCATATGATTAGGGTCTTGTaaatatatctcgatcccgaTACCCATTCTTGGTTTCTGTAAGAAGACCAAAACcttcaaaatatcgttgaaatacctTTAAAACAGAAACTGACTAGTTTTGGCCTCTATTGGTGCATTAGATGACAAACATTCTCTCAGTTCTATAATATCCATTCGCCAGGGTATGCAAAATGTCGCTCAATCCGCGCAATGTTGTGGAACAGTGCTGCTCGATTTCACGGCACATGAGTCTGGCCCATACAAATTGAATGTTGCCAGCAGCATAACACGTAAGAAAACGTAAGTGAGTGTGGAATGTAAGGGACATTGTATCCCGGAAAAATTCCctcaatttgagaaaatttCCCACCACAAAATAGAGAGTAAGTCCCAAAGAAAAGAGAGTcccaataaaatatatttatcaGCAAATACTGGTGTGACCGTTCGATTAGAAAACCGTGCAGCTGCTACCGATATGAATGTGTAAATTTACCGCGCTGCCCgctaaaatttaaaattttgaaatgCACGAAATAATTAAAGTTCCACACCGAAATATTTCCGAATATTAGGAAAATGCATTTTCTACCaattataaatatttcatttatttgtattatgCACTTTTATTATACATTCATTTATAAGTATTTTGCTTGCTTATCGTCCATTTATTTTGTTGCTTATGTAAACTTAATGTTAAGTTATGCGTGAAACTATAAAAACCATTTTCGCAAGCTGTCGTATTTCTGTTTTTATGTGTACTATTTAGAGAACATTGATTAGAAAAATGTAACCTTCGTTTCGTTCATTTCTTTGCTCGGTTTCTCATACAAAAATTGTGTTCGGTTGATTATTGGAGTTGATTACACATTTATATTAGTAATATATCATAAATTGAGTAAATATCGAAGCATTTATATCAATTGTATTGATGCACTTGCAATGTGGGTTTCGTGTTTCAAGTTTCCTTAGCTTTTCTTTTGAATATGTCTGGAAAGTTTTCTCGTGTCTGGGTTGCTGTTGGGGCTCTGTGCGTATAGTTGTCTTGCATTTATAATATATATTCAGTTATAGTAGCCGTAGTATTACACATTTATAACCGTATGAAAGAGATATTATAATTTAAGCTAAATTCAGCGCCCTTTCTTGTGCAAAACAAAGTTTGGGGAAAATATTCGCAGCATCTGCAAACAAAATTTGCCTAACTTTTCCATTTCCGTTTGTATTATAATCCCCCCATAAATTTCGCTTAACccatgctccggccaaaaacCTGCGCCATTCTTTCTCTAAATATAACTCGACGTTAGACAAAATATGCTTTTTCATATCATTCCACATataattatttatatattttactTTAATTTTACTTTATGTTAATGCCTAAATTGTGTTTATATTGTTTATGTTGTCTGTAAATGAAACAAAAATGCAGTGTTTTGTTTTACTTTGtatttgatttctttttttatttagTTTTTATAAGCATTTCTTATGTATTTTTTCTGTTTGACATTTATTTTATAGATAGAAAATGCGAAACTTATATAAATCTTTAATTGTTAGTGTCGAACTGTCTCCAActtttgttttcctttttttttttctctttttttgtgttttttgcatatgttaataaataaaaaattactTCAAATTATACACGTattcaaaatatatatatttatttaaatgatAGATCTTGTGAATATTGGATTTCTGGCAAATAGCAGTACAACAAATGTTACGAGGCAAAATGAGTGATTTTTCTGTATGGCTGTTGTGTTTTTGCAATTGAAAATTATTTCAAAATACATTTCTTGCGAATTTCTCGTTCAATTTGTGCTCTATGTGCAGGAGATCAGACGCCTGAAGGAGTTTAAAAAATTGCTGTTGGGGGAAATCGCTCGCATCGTGCATCAAAGGGAAGCCAAAAATGATGGGGATATGGTCGCCTTTTCTACCCCTAATAGGATTTTGAACGAATTCCGATTTGCAGTCAGGAATTTGAAGACTTTCTTCTGCACAAAAGGAATCCGAAAACTTTAATTGAAGGCCTCATCAACGTTTGCAGAGTATGCGGCTGCATACAGGGAGCCCACTTTGCGCCACTGCATAATCAGCTTGCCCAGCAGCAATTCAAGAGCTTTGAAAGTTTTTAAAATTGTTGAACAGAATTAAAAATCAAATAGAACAAACGCAAAACGAGAAATTCGAAATAAAGCAAACGTATTTGGAAAGGGTTATGTTCTTTTTTGTATAGatttgtttaagttgattttgCATCGTTTTTGCCGTTGCTATATATATCTAGTTTGCCTtgatttgtgttttttttttgtttttttttgttttgttgaaAAGTT
The sequence above is a segment of the Drosophila miranda strain MSH22 chromosome 4, D.miranda_PacBio2.1, whole genome shotgun sequence genome. Coding sequences within it:
- the LOC108163556 gene encoding telomerase Cajal body protein 1 homolog, yielding MSVLFLNTGGNNNAMDDSASNLSTSMCDVEEQDLSAALLNNNVSFSSTMVTSSEDLSFSLTEAEICKLKKKFDASTKPNEDMDVSINVEEISVQEESSMHKEISVQEESSIQETSSVQEETTLEEDTSMQETTLNEESTLEESESVINLEDTIDDPEIQPIVPESNQLIVLDVNKPVVANENEPFVTEKATEIVAVEAEEVASLEYFKNKLIEVGRRCWKSSAEAQHYTKGCYWSPDGTCLLVPIHLDGMHVMELPPDLYTATTVAQERGLTNLVPAVHVPEGGTVYDCVWYPHMNSQEPDSCFWLATRQHEPIHMWDAFDGKLRCSYSGYDAVDEVMAAISLAFSHDGQQIYAGYKRCIKIFDTSRPGRLCDDYPVKFAISCIAQTTEHHNTLTCGNWHGYIQHFDLRCSPKQGPLFTLGGHKGGITQLKYAEGSAGWQLFSGARKCQKLLQWDMRNYKKPLEEYQRNVETNQRIQFDLTPDLGWLASGDTQGALNVWDMNGDGEVSALPLHNDCCNGASFHPSLPILASSSGQYHFIGSDDRVNDSVLDCTGAVEQEQPKEKPQEVIYENAVVMWWCGPSL
- the LOC108162128 gene encoding dynein heavy chain 1, axonemal — encoded protein: MDGTFDSDSSESGAISVRASDNYREITVGKQICIMPPRPGTAVMNYQELYIPRDQLTSVFYPIEEAQRWLTLVDKMGKSHRFPLPTILPKVIQTRYVPKRQLPKDVEVDRRRRQYQKINLNEELLLAGLTDEVLQPTEEQYNVMSEFAFPHKFPLSYFDDSNYDTNSPAAWFDLGVVGEAHYPLPAKAYLPFNRSLLNCQWVLASVSAYNEDTDMWTLLSLEDCCTYEVPKLQFMFLAENPHKYISRLKAAVHERYKGEQLMLMELIVDCVLHEDIESTAFYSFKPIEAVLQAATVSEQCKRRLRSEVNLVFERLMALYELEQFIITMPKEFPQFRNINLKDFLPRDFHNDTSDRERAEVQALGITMSKKRYAYLEASLFYCIGGFEAMAGVAVECQHIEKMSIFICNFSKPLALADFLESQEAHSDNVATYLKVYWPQQLTSVITVVLRALGKGYLDIALHDWTVYLMCKISRFILQVKFRMQDSMEVLLETSLMNFSHFVCDPCLQFLQLKSNFKWTSNYIDTEFPFPKPVFAMTLGINEDRKVFYSTDPDEFQPALMDIYKRGLEKTSGVKMIDATVMTFLKFAPNLYILTVELIEDKFLIENELMRHCYAKAVLPLKAYARMYEKFIDFYLLNLNHYMASYAAAKKPSSEVKRDILEHKRLKEELREILPAFITIGPFYINVDTLKQFLIKKRIEVVRRIFEYYVDRMFETNELLLERCLEVFNKIAERPISIEHLYSIRDFAATVPDVVDQLRADIQIMWLEYDLLDSFFYNLSDHQFAMKWNVFAWPHQIMVRLSTLKEEQKIDIEEFLRQHASECQAFEERLESLNDEVQAFSLVFNTNRAQETSVDIKKTWALIKELEKVGQTLQYRQMLFELEPLSVQFLQSIIASFEPYKQLWYACSNFLKLEEATLGNPIAQVELEEVWNNLEELRSELNQSLVIFNEKPEIMEVARVFIGKIDDFIPLYNSIKDLRNENWMYVHWAELSAAVGAEIKYTISMNFQYLVRKGILDFLPELHYISVKADNEAESLRAALEEEERQRQAELDAILLRKQLRKCRRDIL
- the LOC108163557 gene encoding actin-related protein 2/3 complex subunit 4 produces the protein MAATLKPYLTAVRHSLTAAMCLQDFPSQVVERHNKPEVEICSSKELVLTPIVVSRNEREKVLIEPSINSVRVSIAVKQADEIEKILCHKFTRFMMRRAESFAILRRKPIEGYDISFLITNCHTEQMYKHKLVDFVISFMEEIDKEISEMKLAVNARARTCAEEFLKRF